The nucleotide window ATTACCCCTACTCACCTACCGCTTATAGCGATCACTTGCCATTGATATCTGCAAGAAACTTAAAATACCAATTGTCGTTTTTCCGATTAGAAAGCTTCACCATCTGACGCCGAGGAAATGAGATACTATCAACTTTAAAATCGACACCAATAAAGCCAGCGATTCTATTCAAATACGCAAAGCTATTATCAGAGCATAACTGTTCGTAGGTCAAAGTCAATGGGCATATCTTATTCACTTTAAAGAAGTTCGCCCAGATAATATTTTCCATAACAATATTGCCGCAATGACGCTTAATTTTTTGAAAATCATACCGCGCACTTTCATTATATGAAGCGGTATAGCCTTTTAACAAATTCCCCGCAAAATGACTATCTGTATTATTTTGCGTCGCGTGGTTAATCTTGGTTTCAATTGACATATGCCTACTGATTGCTTGCCTCAAAACATCGTCACGCTTTACATAAACCCAATATGATTTTCTGAATAGTTCCGCTACACATGGCATAAACTGCGAGCCATTTTGCCCTGACGGAGTAAGTTTAGAGCCTGAAAGCTTACGGTCGATACATTTCAACTGATCAGCCATGATTTTCACAGAGGAGAAATTATTCGCCCCTCTCGACTTTCGATTAATATGCTCTAGCTCTCGCTTTACATTAATTATTTTTTCACTATTGTACCATGGTATAAAGTATTCCTCGGGCAAACCAAAGACTTTTGCATTCCTCAAATCCTCGAGGATCATCGTCGACCCACATCGCTGCGTAGCCGCAATAATTAAATTTATCATTGACTATGTTCAGAAAAGATGGAATTGCAACTTTGAAAAAGAGAGCCAATTAGTCGCCATAATGAAAGATTTTGGGGGGCCTGAATGAATTAAGCTGGATTGACAAATAAAAGTGGTTGATTAAAAAATAGGTCCAAGGAATTTAAACTAAAAATCTAGCTTATGATCGACTTTTTCATGGTAGCACTGAACAAATCAGTATAGCACCAATAAACATAGAAAGCTGTCGACGCTGCCAACTTACAGAAACATTCGAACTGACACCAAAACATCAAGTAAAAAATAGCCTGCGCCAGCTTACCCGGAGGTAAATCATAAATTTCGCTAAAGAGCGCATAATAAGTGCCGCCAATCAGCCAGGGGCTCATTTCAAGAATTTGCAATAATATTAACAACCAAAACAAGTCTGCAAGATTTGATTTTTAGAAAGACCTACTTTAAGAGCATAAAATTACAGCCAAAAGAACTTATTTAAGACAATAGACAACCAGGTCTTTAACAGCAGATGCTACAAGTCATTCGAACCAACAACTTGGCGCAGCTTTCGCAGCATTTCTCGAGAGATTTGCCCCGATGTAGGCTTTAATTTTCTCTGTATTTTAGAAATCCTAAACTCACTGCCATCCACTAAAGAGCTCAAATAACAGTCTTGCTTATTCAAAAGATCTGCTTCAAACTCGTAGCAAGAATA belongs to Synechococcus sp. WH 7805 and includes:
- a CDS encoding Stf0 family sulfotransferase → MINLIIAATQRCGSTMILEDLRNAKVFGLPEEYFIPWYNSEKIINVKRELEHINRKSRGANNFSSVKIMADQLKCIDRKLSGSKLTPSGQNGSQFMPCVAELFRKSYWVYVKRDDVLRQAISRHMSIETKINHATQNNTDSHFAGNLLKGYTASYNESARYDFQKIKRHCGNIVMENIIWANFFKVNKICPLTLTYEQLCSDNSFAYLNRIAGFIGVDFKVDSISFPRRQMVKLSNRKNDNWYFKFLADINGK